GGGGGAGGACTCTTTCTGTATGCTTATCCTCCAGACAAGATCATCGTTGACAATTCCACAATCACTAAAAATGAGGTCGTTGCGGATAGTCAAGGTGATTCACTCGGCGGTGGTTTGCGAATTGGTAATGGTGAGTTTACTATCAACAACACTACTTTCACAGATAATCGGGCACTGAACCAAGGTGGTGGTTTGTGGGTAGGAGAACAATCACCAGGTACCATCACCAAGAGTACGTTCTCTGGTAATCGAGCCGAGAGTACTGACGGCAAAAATGGTCTTGGTGGAGCGATCGCTTTAGCTAATAACTCTAATCCCGTCACTATCGATGGTACGACTGTTGCTAACAACTACGCTGGGTGGCAAGGTGGAGGCATTTTTGGAGGAGGTTCGTCCACTACTCTTACAAATTCAACCTTTGCAAATAACGTTGCTTACAATGGCGGCAACAATTGGAACATCAAGAATCAAGCGACTGATCAACTCAGCGATGGTGGGGGAAATACTCAATGGCCAGCGAAGAACTCGAATGACCCCACTGACATCAATGTCACAGCATCTATTAATATTGCACAGCCTGACTTGAGTAATTTGCAGAACACTGGCCAAAATGTAACTAATTCTCTGACTGAGAATAATTCTAATCTGGGTACAGCTATTACCCCAGCAGCAGTGAGTGACTATAGCTCAAGTAAAGGCACTTCTGTAGACGCCATAAGCAATAGTCCCAACAATAATCCTAATGATAACCTTACCCCTGTGGCTGTTAATGGAAATAGCTCTAGCAATGCTTCGGATGGTAGTCTTACTCAAGTACCCGGTAACGATAGCTCCAGCAGCAATAGCCCTATATTCACTGAGGCTGGTAACAGTTTACTGTGTGGTAATCTTACTAAGGGTGATCATTTCTACAGTGGTCTTAGCCAGGACACTCTCATACAAGGCAAGGCTATTGACAACTCTGTGCTCACTCCTAGCCAAAGCTCTGAATTAAATTCTCAGTTGAACTCTGGACAAGACTATGTCAGCTTATTGGACACTCTGACTCCGAGTCATTTTTCAAGCAGCCAGCCTGGTCAAGATAGCTCGAATGTGGACAACATTCAGCCTCGGTCACTGGCGAATTTGGACAAAGTCAATACTCCAACGCTTAGTAGTAATCCCCAATTTTTCTCTGGACAAAGTTACTCTACTTCAACTCTGTAAGGTTATCGCATGACAAAACATGGTGGGTTAATCACTGACTATGAAGCCTAAAACACCGATAATGGATTCCAAGATCCAGCAACGCATATCAGTGCAACGCCCACACCGCGTCACACGTTATAGGCTTGCACGGCTTGTCCTGCTGGGAGTGATGACTTTTGTCCTGTCCGGCGTGCCGCCAATCATGGCGGCACAGAGCAAGCCGACTTCAAAAGCCGATTTATCGCCCGTTATGTTGGCTAGCAACACGACAAGCGAAACACGCGACCCCGCCTATTGGCCATTTGATGCACGCAGCCCGTGGAATATGCCAATCGGCTCTGAGGCGCAGTTCGAGCCGGTGAGTTCCTCCGAGTGGACGACGCAAGCGTTAAAGTACGGTCTCCAGATCAATACAACAGACTGGTCTATCCCGATCTTTATGGCTGATGCATCTGATCCGATGCGCAGCATTTATAGCACCGACTACGACAAACTTGCTTTCGAGATGCATGTGCCAGACCCCGCTGTACCGGATTCTAACGAGGACGGTCATTTGCACATCATCGACGAAACCC
This portion of the Brasilonema sennae CENA114 genome encodes:
- a CDS encoding beta strand repeat-containing protein; the protein is MSTINVTSNADNGAGSLREAIAQAKSDDTIQFGSNLANQTINLTSGELTVDKNLTVDGASTTGLTISGNNASRIFDVTTPGSSFTLRNLTLVNGKSSGEGENGAGGAIRTISSDKLTTLNVENSKFINNASSGNGGGAIWAGFNTANTITNSLFEGNDGTAGKSERGGGAIAVNTNSTLTVKNSEFDNNKGTNGGAINSVLSTLTVEDSTFRNNDSTAGGPIGPNTIGYGGAIYTDGANASGPNFDHGSVGGTITIRNSKFEGNKAVGQGGGLFLYAYPPDKIIVDNSTITKNEVVADSQGDSLGGGLRIGNGEFTINNTTFTDNRALNQGGGLWVGEQSPGTITKSTFSGNRAESTDGKNGLGGAIALANNSNPVTIDGTTVANNYAGWQGGGIFGGGSSTTLTNSTFANNVAYNGGNNWNIKNQATDQLSDGGGNTQWPAKNSNDPTDINVTASINIAQPDLSNLQNTGQNVTNSLTENNSNLGTAITPAAVSDYSSSKGTSVDAISNSPNNNPNDNLTPVAVNGNSSSNASDGSLTQVPGNDSSSSNSPIFTEAGNSLLCGNLTKGDHFYSGLSQDTLIQGKAIDNSVLTPSQSSELNSQLNSGQDYVSLLDTLTPSHFSSSQPGQDSSNVDNIQPRSLANLDKVNTPTLSSNPQFFSGQSYSTSTL